A genomic window from Lotus japonicus ecotype B-129 chromosome 1, LjGifu_v1.2 includes:
- the LOC130710776 gene encoding uncharacterized protein LOC130710776 produces MGSARVFHPRRVEPPDRWRWGSRWWPELCRHSRQSNEWRLPMQNNNHQRRPCGTNLEQGRYWSESFHGRRTYRDVLLAERSCETRRNNERVQQRQISPAHIQGEGSKSASLRYQFRRSQSQGNNQQRLNLLPGSFSIFVDGLGDRITHAKLRAIFAKAGRLREVFIQQKKKPHRRFRFGFVRFTCDDEARAAIRKFNGLRLEGNYLVVQKARFQRTFQTDRVPPPGKHQYEIRG; encoded by the coding sequence ATgggctctgctagggttttccACCCTAGGAGAGTGGAGCCGCCGGATAGGTGGCGTTGGGGCAGCCGGTGGTGGCCAGAGCTCTGTCGCCATTCACGGCAGTCCAATGAATGGCGGCTTCCTATGCAGAACAACAATCACCAGCGGAGGCCCTGTGGCACGAACTTGGAGCAAGGAAGATACTGGAGTGAAAGTTTTCATGGACGAAGAACCTATAGGGATGTGTTATTGGCAGAGCGCAGTTGCGAGACTAGAAGAAACAATGAACGAGTTCAGCAAAGGCAGATCTCACCGGCGCATATCCAAGGGGAAGGCTCCAAATCTGCTTCACTACGGTACCAGTTTCGACGTTCCCAAAGCCAAGGAAATAACCAGCAGCGTTTAAATCTGCTACCAGGatccttttcaatttttgttgatgGATTGGGAGATAGGATTACTCATGCAAAATTGAGAGCAATATTTGCGAAAGCAGGAAGATTACGTGAGGTTTTTATTCAGCAAAAAAAGAAACCCCATCGTCGCTTTCGATTCGGATTTGTCCGTTTTACTTGTGATGATGAAGCCAGAGCAGCAATACGTAAGTTCAATGGACTGAGACTTGAAGGAAACTATTTGGTAGTTCAAAAAGCGAGATTCCAAAGAACTTTTCAAACTGATAGAGTTCCGCCGCCAGGGAAGCATCAATATGAAATTCGTGGCTAG